From the Hordeum vulgare subsp. vulgare chromosome 1H, MorexV3_pseudomolecules_assembly, whole genome shotgun sequence genome, the window agtgtacacatgctctataagtctctaaggagtttgagttattcaaagaatatcgacccctaaaaatgtatgtcttcagctgaagactttggtattccctcgaagactttgaaagtgaggaaattactGTGTctgtgaagaaattgatgcaaggactttgaagcgtgaagacttttgttttcatagtttcatttctTGTATTTTGTGTCATAGGACCACCGAACTATTAAAGggagtcgaggtaaaactaaagaAAAGTTTGCAAGTGattctcatctcaaagcctacacatacaaatCCTTCGAGTCAaacctttggaaatcttttatagtttagtcaaattcttcggtAACTGAGACTAAGATCTTTTGGTTTGTGAGAAATTTGCTCTAACTGAAGAGTTAGGTTTTCGCTAGTGCGAGTTACCTACAGTGAGGAACATgacagacatgaggactttcacaattaAAACGTTTTGACCATTGCCGCGTCGCGCACCAgttgtccccaaccttatccagaCAACGGTCATATCAATGGGGcaattatgtcaaatcatgtcgggattgctcccatgctataaatagcccccccataACCACTGGTTGGTGCTccgcgagagaaactgacacttgtcatttgagagcaacccatccctcgaagactttgagaggaaattatcactgaggaaaaacaccaaacaccaaacacccaaaccaaaacccaaaacccccaaagtaattgagcatcactgaagagattgttcctgtgtggaaccgacacttgttagCTTTGAGTACCGTGCATCCTCTAGAGgtttcatggtctagagcatccgacAGTAAAttatggatcgctgggtgaccaagtttatgagggtttggaagtatacCGTAAATACTTACCATGAGTATTGGGcgtggactgtgtgtccttagctcaaggagaatacagtaaggactgtgtgtcctttgtttTAAATGAAAAGCCGCTCCAAAGCAGAAGTACGACtgacacaacagttggaactgggtcatctaaccattgtcttcatcgagcacccggttctatttcctcaaccctttcgtttcctcagttgtatgttgatgactttgatcgttgctgtttgaagaatttggatGAAGACTTTCACAATTTTCGTACCCCAAATTCCtcacttcacttgttcttcaccttcATATCCTCAACACGCTACTTGTGCAAACTGAATGTTTCATTTTACTCTGAAGACTATGTTGTTACTGTTTTGCACACTTGtgtgagtacttattccgctgcacaCAGCTCGtgactgaggaatttcctcacaaggaatttccagaGTGACAAATTCATAAAaaccgcctattcacccccctctagtcgatataatgcactttcaacttcccatatataaatatttacatccggaccattccggaactctccGTGACATCCAAGATCTTATTCGGGACACCGAATAACATTTGGTCACCaatgtacatatcccaatactactctagcgtcaatCGAGCGTTAAGcatgcggaccctacgggttcgagaatcatatggacatgaccgagacacctctctggtaaataaccaatagcgggatctggatgcccatattggttcccacatattccacggatatcattatcggttgaaccatgaTGACAAGGATTTAGTCGATCCTATATGTAGTTCCCTTTATCCACTGGTACGTTACTTGCGTGagactcgatcgtcggtatctccatacctagttcaatctccttactgacaagtctctttactcgttccgtaatacatgatcctatgactaacttcttagttacattgcttgcaagcttcttgtaatgttgtattaccgagtgtgcctagagatacctctccctcatacggagtgataaatcccagtcacgatccatgccaacccaacagacaccctcagagatacgtgtataacatctttataatcacccagttacgttatggcatttgatacacacaagacattcctctggtgccagggagttgcatgatctcaaggtcataggaacaaatacactgACATGCAGAAAGCGATATCAATAAACTTAGTCATATGATCAACTGCCatgcttacggtttgggtcttgtccatcacatcattctcctaatgatgtgatcccgtttttaaatgacaactcatgtctatggctaggaaaccttaaccatctttgatcaacgagctagtctagtagaggattACTAgagacactttgttgtctatgtaccggCCTAggcatgtattttagtttccaattaatacaattatagcatgaaaaataaatgattatcatgagcaaggaaatatgataataaccaatttattattccctttagagCATATTGCAAGAGTCCCGAGGGCAGCCTCGGGGGGGTCCCGTCTCGTGGCGGGGCTTGACGTGGCGCTCGACATTGTCCGTCGGGGTTCTCCTCGCGAGACGGGGTCCTCGCAAGGGTCTTGGTCACGAAGTCCGAAAATAGGTCACGATGGTCCCCAACACGAGTTGTGTGTGGGCCTGCAGCCAGACAAGCCTGGATACCCCCGGTCCGATGGGCCCGACAACGACAAATGTACACATCAAACTACTTCGTTTGAAATGAAATGTCCATCTTGATCATTCTGCAAGAGGGAATCAAGGACAAAATCCGATGGGATTTTGACAGCTCCGACAAGTACTCAGCTAGCTCGGCCTATCGCATCCAATTTCTCAGATCAATTGACACTAGATTCAAGGAAGTGATATGGGACTCGTGGGCACGGCCAAGATCAAAATATTCGCGTGGCTGCTTCAACAGGACCGCCTCTGGTGCAGTGACAGACTCCAACAGAGAGGATGGCCGAACTCATATTTTTGCCAAGTATGCTTGCGCAACTTGGAGTGTTCCGAGCACTTGGTGTGGCAGTGCAATTTCTCTAAAGCAATCTGGAACGAGGTAGCTCAATGGCGAGGCTGCAGCTCCTTGCAGTCAATGGCTCGGGTAACCAGCCAGAACTCGTTGGAGAAGACGATGCTCATGactatagccccccccccccctctttaggAAGGGATTGAAGACCATCGCAATGTTGATCCTAAGGAAAATTTGGCTAGAAAGGAACCGTTGTACCTTCAATAAGAAGGAAGCCAGCGAGCATGACGTTCTCCAAACAATCCGAGCGACTCTTGATCCGTGGAAGCAAACTGGGATTAGATGTTTAGAGAGCCCCTTCGGGAAAACTCCGTAAGATTATCGCTGTTCTCTAGGCCTATGGGCcagctcctttttcttttcttcttcttacttccttGATCCTAGGATCATCGCCTTTGTCTCTTTTCCCACTGCTCTCTGTTTATGATATATCAATCAGCCTAGGCTGACCATTTAAAAAAAAAGATTTTCAAATGCATTTTTGTATGGTTCGTGCAACGTGAAAGCGCAGGAACCGGGGCATGTACGCTATTGATAACTTAATGCACATGATGATATATGTACACACTGTATATGTCATAAACTTCATCCATTTGAATTAATTTATAATTTCGATTTGATCACACTCTATCAGGTATGGAACTGATAGTGGCCGGGGTAGCACATGGACGGATGCTACTCCACTTGCCTAGCTCCTTAcatttcacacacacacacacacacacacatcctcaCTCCTCAGGACACACAATCGACGAGAATTAACTGTTGAAAGTAGTACCTAGCAATAACTTAAAATCCTTCGATCCTCGTAAATAGGGAACCTCCAGATGACACCAAAATGATTAACTCGGCATCGATCGGAGAAGTGCTCAGGTAAGCCAATCAATAGAACTGGATGTTAGACCAGTAGGCTTTGGCCTGCTGCCAATATGCCGGGATGGCATTGTTGGCCACCAGCATCTTTCCGGTGTCGGTGGTGATGCGTATGGAGAATGGCCCCTGCAGCGGGCGGTTGGTGTCCATGCGCCAGACGGAGCCCCACGAGCGGCGCATGTCCTGCCAGTAGCCCGTCGGGCGGCCGTTCATGTTCTGCATGAGTTCCATCCGCACCACTGTTCCGTCCACGTTCAGGTACTCCACGAGCACCGCGAGGTAGTTAGGGTTGGAGCCACGCTGGACGTGGAAGGTTATTTTCATACCCGGGAAGTTGCAGCGCACCCTCCTGAACTGCATGTCGATGATGCCGGCATGGCGGAGCTGCTCGTTGAGGCCGTACCTGGCCATGGAGCCGAACGCGGTGCCACTGAGGTCGAGGTGGTACCTGGCCACGGGGTAGTAGTTCATGTCGATGATGACGATCCTCCTCGGCTGGCCGGAGCAGGAAGGGTTGTTGTTGTACTCGCATTTAATCTGAAGCACAGAGCAAAAACAAACTAAAGGTCAACGTCCCGATGTACGTACTTGGCCATGGAGTATATTGTGCTTTGCATGCACATGGCAGCAGGGGTGCTCACTAATTAAAAGTCACCGATATCGTAAAATGGAGATGCTGCCAGTGTCAGGTTTGAGTTTGACCAACTAATTAAATGATCACCATCAACTAATTTAACTGAAACTGTCGGGTGTCGGCGCCATGCATGGTGCAGTTAATGCAGTACGTACCTCGTAGCACATGCCACAGCCCTCGCCGTCGGCGTATATAGGCTCGTTACCGCATGCCCCCATGGAGGAGATTGGGTACTGGTTCACGTTCTTGAAGCCGCAAGCACCACCTGCAAATCCATGGAGAAAGAAACGGTGGATCAACAATAAGTTggcgcactacaggaatcacggaCTATGCGGACGGTTAAAACCATTAGTACAGCGACGACATGGAAACATGTGCCGTCATCGGATCATGTAGGGGCGTACCGTTGTCGTCGGGACCGGGGCCATTGGGCGCTCCGTACCAGGTGGCCTTGGCGGGGAGCCAGCCGGAGTTGTAGGATCTAGCCATGGCGGTGTCGTAGTTGACCGCAGAACGGACGGACGTGAAGAGCACGGAGAGGAGTGCCACAAGGGCAATGGCATTGGTGGAGACGCCAGCCATATTGGCTCTACAGGGTCGTGTCTATGAACCTTGTTAGACTTGTAGGATACTATGAACTCGCCGGAGTCCGGAGTAGTAGTACTACTCCTGGGTTGTGTTGTGATGGCTGGACGGGATGACATTGCCGGGGCATTTATAGGCAGGCCAATGGGCACAATGAGGTGAGAACGACGAGTCGGCGCAAGTTGCAGTTGCACCCGACGACTACGTGATGGCGTGTTTAGAGCTGCAAGGCCACATGGCTACGGAGGGAATCATGGAGGAATGGAGAGGCACCGGTTTACGCGCGCGCaactataaaatcacatcttggCAGGTGATCACCGAGCATCCGCTAATGATTTGGGGTGCACAAGTCAAATTGTTGATTGCAGAGAAAGTCAGACCATCGCTAtgccctaagagcatctctagtagaaccctcaaacccttaaaacaaaaaccagttttaagggttgagaattgtacatttttgacacttttaagggttgaaaaacaggggcaaagactagaatccTCAAACCCAACTCTTATAACggaattccgttataagggttgggtttaagggttctagtctttgccccaaccccaaaccttaaaactgtcattcatatatcacacatttcatcacatttcatcatatgacatatcacaaattcaatcacatttgacataaaacaataatcattctagttattattacaacaccgaataaaacaataatcattcaaatcatTACAACAACTTTTGAGCAAATAACAGcaattgttcgaatcaaataggacatagaaaagtaaaacaaagatacatcatgggcCAATGCGCCGCCCATCCAAATGCCAGTGGTGCTCTACGAGTGGTTCCATCCTCAGTCTCACGATGTGCTTCAAGAAAAGCTTGTATGCGAGAAGGGTTTCTTTCCGGTTGCACACGGGTACCAACATTGTCATAGAAACAAGGGAGgtttaaccctctctcatcctctAGGATCATGTGGCGAGGCGAGATGCGAACGGCGGCGGgtgcggaggggcggcggccagggcgcggcggggcggtggCCGGGGCGCGGAGTCGCGgaggggcggctgccggagcgcggggcggcggcggggcgagatGCGGCGGGGCGGCGGGTCGACGAGGCCACGACGGGGGcgcggggcgcggaggggcggcggggcgacggccgggggggcgaggggcggcggggcAGCGGCCGgagcgcggaggggcggcggggcggcggccggagcgcgggccggcggcggggcgagaTGCGGGCGAGCTATTTCCTCTCGCGCGGGGGAACCAACTGCCTCCCGCGCGAGGAGGGAAAatgagtgcgggttgggggcagtcccccccccccccaaccctcacttctataggctgggaaggggtttgagggttcgacctctaaatttttttacgggtttaagggtttaagggttctagtctacgcagTTTTTCTGATGAAAACTGTAAAAGGCGGTtatatttaagggtttgagggtttgagggttctactagagatactCTAAGATCAGGCCCCCACGTCGTGCAGCCCTGATACGATGGATATACGGTTCGCTTATCTTAACGCATTGCCATGCTTCGTGAGGGAATAATGCTAAAGTGGCTTTTACGTACACTAGGAAAATCAAATAAACCCGAGTAGCAAGCATACTCGGTGATGGCCAATTTCAACTTTGCTTACTATAAGTTGAATGTTGCATCCAACTTAGGCTGCTCGGCTTATATTTGGCCTACTTATAGAATGTAATGTTGGGTTAAGTCCCTCCACATGGAGGTGTGTTGGCAGCCCAACATCAGGTCATAAGTTGAATACATGTCAGCCGTTGATCATCGCTTCATCCAACAGTTGATAGTGCTTCCAAgggaaggaaagaaaaagaaaaccctaGCCTCTCCGCCCCTCCCTGTGGTGGCTGTCATTGTAAGAGTGAGAGATAGCAGACAAGAGAAAAAACACAACCTGtgtgagagaggaagaagaagaagtggaggttctgtccagatttgttgcGTGTCACTAGACAGTGTTCAAGCTAATTGGAGGCTCAAACATGCTTGGATtgaccccaaacttggtgagc encodes:
- the LOC123411530 gene encoding expansin-B2-like — translated: MAGVSTNAIALVALLSVLFTSVRSAVNYDTAMARSYNSGWLPAKATWYGAPNGPGPDDNGGACGFKNVNQYPISSMGACGNEPIYADGEGCGMCYEIKCEYNNNPSCSGQPRRIVIIDMNYYPVARYHLDLSGTAFGSMARYGLNEQLRHAGIIDMQFRRVRCNFPGMKITFHVQRGSNPNYLAVLVEYLNVDGTVVRMELMQNMNGRPTGYWQDMRRSWGSVWRMDTNRPLQGPFSIRITTDTGKMLVANNAIPAYWQQAKAYWSNIQFY